One window of the Oncorhynchus mykiss isolate Arlee chromosome 5, USDA_OmykA_1.1, whole genome shotgun sequence genome contains the following:
- the LOC110524528 gene encoding cytoplasmic polyadenylation element-binding protein 2 isoform X3 produces MDSPITHHINNSNGSSTGNMLSGGLGGGFPNLQNQEMQNPSGASASPPLPGFGTPWSVQTSSPPPPISNSANPIHHSNAINQLPHTDPDNSFYPGIPSSINPAFFQSFSSVSTNPCPGINVQGFSSQFSPQINAHQQPQQQSRRSPISPQMHPQHHHQHQQGAFLQQRNNYNHHHQSMVKQSPWTGSHQGSGWGSGNMSWGRDHRRGGGMGIPGSVSQVSPMKKPFPSNVIAPPKFPRSAGSMGPKSWMEENMFRTDSNSNTLMPLQERSRMYDSLNMHSLESSLIDIMRAEQDPMKARSYGRRRGRSSLFPIEDSLLDDGHGNQGIPGLGPNCYPHQNGERIERFSRKVFVGGLPPDIDEDEITNSFCRFGHLVVDWPHKAESKSYFPPKGYAFLLFQEESSVQALIEACMEEDGKLYLCVSSPTIKDKPVQIRPWNLSDSDFVMDGSQPLDPRKTIFVGGVPRPLRAVELAMIMDRLYGGVCYAGIDTDPELKYPKGAGRVAFSNQQSYIAAISARFVQLQHGDIDKRVEVKPYVLDDQLCDECQGARCGGKFAPFFCANVTCLQYYCEFCWANIHSRAGREFHKPLVKEGADRPRQIHFRWN; encoded by the exons ATGGACTCCCCCATCACCCACCATATAAATAACAGCAATGGCAGTAGCACCGGCAACATGTTGTCCGGAGGACTCGGGGGCGGTTTTCCGAACCTCCAGAACCAAGAGATGCAGAACCCGAGTGGCGCCTCAGCTTCACCTCCCCTCCCTGGATTCGGAACCCCGTGGTCCGTTCAGACCAGCTCTCCACCACCACCCATTTCTAACTCGGCCAACCCTATCCACCACTCAAACGCAATTAATCAGTTGCCTCATACCGACCCAGACAACAGCTTCTATCCCGGTATCCCCTCGTCTATCAACCCGGCCTTCTTCCAGAGTTTTTCTTCGGTGTCGACTAATCCATGCCCAGGGATTAACGTGCAGGGCTTCAGTAGCCAGTTCTCACCCCAGATCAACGCCCACCAGCAGCCGCAGCAGCAGAGCCGCAGGTCCCCCATCAGCCCCCAGATGCACCCCCAGCACCATCATCAGCACCAGCAGGGCGCCTTCCTGCAGCAGAGGAAcaactacaaccaccaccaccag tccatGGTGAAGCAGTCTCCCTGGACTGGCAGTCACCAGGGGAGTGGCTGGGGCTCTGGGAATATGTCCTGGGGTCGGGACCACCGTCGTGGTGGAGGCATGGGCATCCCAGGCTCTGTCAGCCAGGTCTCCCCCATGAAGAAGCCCTTCCCCAGTAACGTCATTGCACCTCCCAAGTTCCCCCGCTCCGCCGGCTCCATGGGCCCCAAGTCCTGGATGGAGGAGAACATGTTCCGaacagacagtaacagtaacacgcTTATGCCTCTCCAG gaACGCTCTAGAATGTACGACAGCCTGAACATGCACTCCCTGGAAAGCTCTCTGATTGACATCATGCGGGCGGAGCAAGATCCAATGAAGG CAAGGAGCTATGGGAGACGTCGAG GCCGCTCCTCCCTGTTCCCCATTGAAGACAGCCTCCTTGATGATGGGCACGGTAACCAGGGCATCCCAGGGCTTGGCCCTAACTGTTACCCCCACCAGAACGGGGAGCGCATCGAGCGTTTCTCACGCAAAGTGTTTGTGGGCGGCCTGCCCCCTGACATAGAtgaag atgagatcaCCAACAGTTTCTGTCGCTTTGGCCACCTGGTGGTGGACTGGCCACACAAGGCTGAGAGCAAATCCTACTTCCCCCCCAAAG gtTACGCCTTCCTGCTGTTCCAGGAGGAGAGCTCAGTGCAGGCTCTGATCGAGGCCTGCATGGAGGAGGACGGCAAGCTCTACCTGTGTGTCTCCAGCCCCACCATCAAAGACAAGCCT gtcCAGATTCGTCCGTGGAACCTGAGTGACAGTGACTTTGTGATGGACGGCTCTCAGCCCCTGGATCCTCGCAAGACCATCTTCGTAGGAGGGGTCCCCCGCCCTCTCAGAGCAG tGGAGTTGGCCATGATTATGGACCGTCTCTATGGGGGGGTCTGCTATGCTGGCATCGACACCGATCCAGAGCTCAAGTACCCCAAAGGTGCGGGGCGCGTCGCATTCTCCAATCAGCAGAGTTACATCGCTGCCATCAGCGCCAGATTTGTCCAGCTGCAACATGGAGACATTGACAAGCGG GTGGAGGTAAAGCCCTATGTTCTGGACGACCAGCTGTGTGATGAGTGTCAGGGTGCGCGTTGCGGTGGGAAGTTTGCCCCTTTCTTCTGCGCCAACGTGACCTGCCTGCAGTACTACTGTGAGTTCTGCTGGGCTAACATCCACTCCCGCGCCGGCCGAGAATTCCACAAGCCGCTGGTCAAAGAGGGGGCTGACCGCCCAAGGCAAATCCACTTCCGCTGGAACTGA
- the LOC110524528 gene encoding cytoplasmic polyadenylation element-binding protein 2 isoform X1, whose translation MDSPITHHINNSNGSSTGNMLSGGLGGGFPNLQNQEMQNPSGASASPPLPGFGTPWSVQTSSPPPPISNSANPIHHSNAINQLPHTDPDNSFYPGIPSSINPAFFQSFSSVSTNPCPGINVQGFSSQFSPQINAHQQPQQQSRRSPISPQMHPQHHHQHQQGAFLQQRNNYNHHHQSMVKQSPWTGSHQGSGWGSGNMSWGRDHRRGGGMGIPGSVSQVSPMKKPFPSNVIAPPKFPRSAGSMGPKSWMEENMFRTDSNSNTLMPLQERSRMYDSLNMHSLESSLIDIMRAEQDPMKGRVGCPHPGADGLLMLNARSYGRRRGRSSLFPIEDSLLDDGHGNQGIPGLGPNCYPHQNGERIERFSRKVFVGGLPPDIDEDEITNSFCRFGHLVVDWPHKAESKSYFPPKGYAFLLFQEESSVQALIEACMEEDGKLYLCVSSPTIKDKPVQIRPWNLSDSDFVMDGSQPLDPRKTIFVGGVPRPLRAVELAMIMDRLYGGVCYAGIDTDPELKYPKGAGRVAFSNQQSYIAAISARFVQLQHGDIDKRVEVKPYVLDDQLCDECQGARCGGKFAPFFCANVTCLQYYCEFCWANIHSRAGREFHKPLVKEGADRPRQIHFRWN comes from the exons ATGGACTCCCCCATCACCCACCATATAAATAACAGCAATGGCAGTAGCACCGGCAACATGTTGTCCGGAGGACTCGGGGGCGGTTTTCCGAACCTCCAGAACCAAGAGATGCAGAACCCGAGTGGCGCCTCAGCTTCACCTCCCCTCCCTGGATTCGGAACCCCGTGGTCCGTTCAGACCAGCTCTCCACCACCACCCATTTCTAACTCGGCCAACCCTATCCACCACTCAAACGCAATTAATCAGTTGCCTCATACCGACCCAGACAACAGCTTCTATCCCGGTATCCCCTCGTCTATCAACCCGGCCTTCTTCCAGAGTTTTTCTTCGGTGTCGACTAATCCATGCCCAGGGATTAACGTGCAGGGCTTCAGTAGCCAGTTCTCACCCCAGATCAACGCCCACCAGCAGCCGCAGCAGCAGAGCCGCAGGTCCCCCATCAGCCCCCAGATGCACCCCCAGCACCATCATCAGCACCAGCAGGGCGCCTTCCTGCAGCAGAGGAAcaactacaaccaccaccaccag tccatGGTGAAGCAGTCTCCCTGGACTGGCAGTCACCAGGGGAGTGGCTGGGGCTCTGGGAATATGTCCTGGGGTCGGGACCACCGTCGTGGTGGAGGCATGGGCATCCCAGGCTCTGTCAGCCAGGTCTCCCCCATGAAGAAGCCCTTCCCCAGTAACGTCATTGCACCTCCCAAGTTCCCCCGCTCCGCCGGCTCCATGGGCCCCAAGTCCTGGATGGAGGAGAACATGTTCCGaacagacagtaacagtaacacgcTTATGCCTCTCCAG gaACGCTCTAGAATGTACGACAGCCTGAACATGCACTCCCTGGAAAGCTCTCTGATTGACATCATGCGGGCGGAGCAAGATCCAATGAAGG GTCGTGTGGGTTGCCCTCATCCCGGGGCTGACGGCCTGCTCATGCTCAATG CAAGGAGCTATGGGAGACGTCGAG GCCGCTCCTCCCTGTTCCCCATTGAAGACAGCCTCCTTGATGATGGGCACGGTAACCAGGGCATCCCAGGGCTTGGCCCTAACTGTTACCCCCACCAGAACGGGGAGCGCATCGAGCGTTTCTCACGCAAAGTGTTTGTGGGCGGCCTGCCCCCTGACATAGAtgaag atgagatcaCCAACAGTTTCTGTCGCTTTGGCCACCTGGTGGTGGACTGGCCACACAAGGCTGAGAGCAAATCCTACTTCCCCCCCAAAG gtTACGCCTTCCTGCTGTTCCAGGAGGAGAGCTCAGTGCAGGCTCTGATCGAGGCCTGCATGGAGGAGGACGGCAAGCTCTACCTGTGTGTCTCCAGCCCCACCATCAAAGACAAGCCT gtcCAGATTCGTCCGTGGAACCTGAGTGACAGTGACTTTGTGATGGACGGCTCTCAGCCCCTGGATCCTCGCAAGACCATCTTCGTAGGAGGGGTCCCCCGCCCTCTCAGAGCAG tGGAGTTGGCCATGATTATGGACCGTCTCTATGGGGGGGTCTGCTATGCTGGCATCGACACCGATCCAGAGCTCAAGTACCCCAAAGGTGCGGGGCGCGTCGCATTCTCCAATCAGCAGAGTTACATCGCTGCCATCAGCGCCAGATTTGTCCAGCTGCAACATGGAGACATTGACAAGCGG GTGGAGGTAAAGCCCTATGTTCTGGACGACCAGCTGTGTGATGAGTGTCAGGGTGCGCGTTGCGGTGGGAAGTTTGCCCCTTTCTTCTGCGCCAACGTGACCTGCCTGCAGTACTACTGTGAGTTCTGCTGGGCTAACATCCACTCCCGCGCCGGCCGAGAATTCCACAAGCCGCTGGTCAAAGAGGGGGCTGACCGCCCAAGGCAAATCCACTTCCGCTGGAACTGA
- the LOC110524528 gene encoding cytoplasmic polyadenylation element-binding protein 2 isoform X2, protein MDSPITHHINNSNGSSTGNMLSGGLGGGFPNLQNQEMQNPSGASASPPLPGFGTPWSVQTSSPPPPISNSANPIHHSNAINQLPHTDPDNSFYPGIPSSINPAFFQSFSSVSTNPCPGINVQGFSSQFSPQINAHQQPQQQSRRSPISPQMHPQHHHQHQQGAFLQQRNNYNHHHQSMVKQSPWTGSHQGSGWGSGNMSWGRDHRRGGGMGIPGSVSQVSPMKKPFPSNVIAPPKFPRSAGSMGPKSWMEENMFRTDSNSNTLMPLQERSRMYDSLNMHSLESSLIDIMRAEQDPMKGRVGCPHPGADGLLMLNGRSSLFPIEDSLLDDGHGNQGIPGLGPNCYPHQNGERIERFSRKVFVGGLPPDIDEDEITNSFCRFGHLVVDWPHKAESKSYFPPKGYAFLLFQEESSVQALIEACMEEDGKLYLCVSSPTIKDKPVQIRPWNLSDSDFVMDGSQPLDPRKTIFVGGVPRPLRAVELAMIMDRLYGGVCYAGIDTDPELKYPKGAGRVAFSNQQSYIAAISARFVQLQHGDIDKRVEVKPYVLDDQLCDECQGARCGGKFAPFFCANVTCLQYYCEFCWANIHSRAGREFHKPLVKEGADRPRQIHFRWN, encoded by the exons ATGGACTCCCCCATCACCCACCATATAAATAACAGCAATGGCAGTAGCACCGGCAACATGTTGTCCGGAGGACTCGGGGGCGGTTTTCCGAACCTCCAGAACCAAGAGATGCAGAACCCGAGTGGCGCCTCAGCTTCACCTCCCCTCCCTGGATTCGGAACCCCGTGGTCCGTTCAGACCAGCTCTCCACCACCACCCATTTCTAACTCGGCCAACCCTATCCACCACTCAAACGCAATTAATCAGTTGCCTCATACCGACCCAGACAACAGCTTCTATCCCGGTATCCCCTCGTCTATCAACCCGGCCTTCTTCCAGAGTTTTTCTTCGGTGTCGACTAATCCATGCCCAGGGATTAACGTGCAGGGCTTCAGTAGCCAGTTCTCACCCCAGATCAACGCCCACCAGCAGCCGCAGCAGCAGAGCCGCAGGTCCCCCATCAGCCCCCAGATGCACCCCCAGCACCATCATCAGCACCAGCAGGGCGCCTTCCTGCAGCAGAGGAAcaactacaaccaccaccaccag tccatGGTGAAGCAGTCTCCCTGGACTGGCAGTCACCAGGGGAGTGGCTGGGGCTCTGGGAATATGTCCTGGGGTCGGGACCACCGTCGTGGTGGAGGCATGGGCATCCCAGGCTCTGTCAGCCAGGTCTCCCCCATGAAGAAGCCCTTCCCCAGTAACGTCATTGCACCTCCCAAGTTCCCCCGCTCCGCCGGCTCCATGGGCCCCAAGTCCTGGATGGAGGAGAACATGTTCCGaacagacagtaacagtaacacgcTTATGCCTCTCCAG gaACGCTCTAGAATGTACGACAGCCTGAACATGCACTCCCTGGAAAGCTCTCTGATTGACATCATGCGGGCGGAGCAAGATCCAATGAAGG GTCGTGTGGGTTGCCCTCATCCCGGGGCTGACGGCCTGCTCATGCTCAATG GCCGCTCCTCCCTGTTCCCCATTGAAGACAGCCTCCTTGATGATGGGCACGGTAACCAGGGCATCCCAGGGCTTGGCCCTAACTGTTACCCCCACCAGAACGGGGAGCGCATCGAGCGTTTCTCACGCAAAGTGTTTGTGGGCGGCCTGCCCCCTGACATAGAtgaag atgagatcaCCAACAGTTTCTGTCGCTTTGGCCACCTGGTGGTGGACTGGCCACACAAGGCTGAGAGCAAATCCTACTTCCCCCCCAAAG gtTACGCCTTCCTGCTGTTCCAGGAGGAGAGCTCAGTGCAGGCTCTGATCGAGGCCTGCATGGAGGAGGACGGCAAGCTCTACCTGTGTGTCTCCAGCCCCACCATCAAAGACAAGCCT gtcCAGATTCGTCCGTGGAACCTGAGTGACAGTGACTTTGTGATGGACGGCTCTCAGCCCCTGGATCCTCGCAAGACCATCTTCGTAGGAGGGGTCCCCCGCCCTCTCAGAGCAG tGGAGTTGGCCATGATTATGGACCGTCTCTATGGGGGGGTCTGCTATGCTGGCATCGACACCGATCCAGAGCTCAAGTACCCCAAAGGTGCGGGGCGCGTCGCATTCTCCAATCAGCAGAGTTACATCGCTGCCATCAGCGCCAGATTTGTCCAGCTGCAACATGGAGACATTGACAAGCGG GTGGAGGTAAAGCCCTATGTTCTGGACGACCAGCTGTGTGATGAGTGTCAGGGTGCGCGTTGCGGTGGGAAGTTTGCCCCTTTCTTCTGCGCCAACGTGACCTGCCTGCAGTACTACTGTGAGTTCTGCTGGGCTAACATCCACTCCCGCGCCGGCCGAGAATTCCACAAGCCGCTGGTCAAAGAGGGGGCTGACCGCCCAAGGCAAATCCACTTCCGCTGGAACTGA
- the LOC110524528 gene encoding cytoplasmic polyadenylation element-binding protein 2 isoform X4, translating into MDSPITHHINNSNGSSTGNMLSGGLGGGFPNLQNQEMQNPSGASASPPLPGFGTPWSVQTSSPPPPISNSANPIHHSNAINQLPHTDPDNSFYPGIPSSINPAFFQSFSSVSTNPCPGINVQGFSSQFSPQINAHQQPQQQSRRSPISPQMHPQHHHQHQQGAFLQQRNNYNHHHQSMVKQSPWTGSHQGSGWGSGNMSWGRDHRRGGGMGIPGSVSQVSPMKKPFPSNVIAPPKFPRSAGSMGPKSWMEENMFRTDSNSNTLMPLQERSRMYDSLNMHSLESSLIDIMRAEQDPMKGRSSLFPIEDSLLDDGHGNQGIPGLGPNCYPHQNGERIERFSRKVFVGGLPPDIDEDEITNSFCRFGHLVVDWPHKAESKSYFPPKGYAFLLFQEESSVQALIEACMEEDGKLYLCVSSPTIKDKPVQIRPWNLSDSDFVMDGSQPLDPRKTIFVGGVPRPLRAVELAMIMDRLYGGVCYAGIDTDPELKYPKGAGRVAFSNQQSYIAAISARFVQLQHGDIDKRVEVKPYVLDDQLCDECQGARCGGKFAPFFCANVTCLQYYCEFCWANIHSRAGREFHKPLVKEGADRPRQIHFRWN; encoded by the exons ATGGACTCCCCCATCACCCACCATATAAATAACAGCAATGGCAGTAGCACCGGCAACATGTTGTCCGGAGGACTCGGGGGCGGTTTTCCGAACCTCCAGAACCAAGAGATGCAGAACCCGAGTGGCGCCTCAGCTTCACCTCCCCTCCCTGGATTCGGAACCCCGTGGTCCGTTCAGACCAGCTCTCCACCACCACCCATTTCTAACTCGGCCAACCCTATCCACCACTCAAACGCAATTAATCAGTTGCCTCATACCGACCCAGACAACAGCTTCTATCCCGGTATCCCCTCGTCTATCAACCCGGCCTTCTTCCAGAGTTTTTCTTCGGTGTCGACTAATCCATGCCCAGGGATTAACGTGCAGGGCTTCAGTAGCCAGTTCTCACCCCAGATCAACGCCCACCAGCAGCCGCAGCAGCAGAGCCGCAGGTCCCCCATCAGCCCCCAGATGCACCCCCAGCACCATCATCAGCACCAGCAGGGCGCCTTCCTGCAGCAGAGGAAcaactacaaccaccaccaccag tccatGGTGAAGCAGTCTCCCTGGACTGGCAGTCACCAGGGGAGTGGCTGGGGCTCTGGGAATATGTCCTGGGGTCGGGACCACCGTCGTGGTGGAGGCATGGGCATCCCAGGCTCTGTCAGCCAGGTCTCCCCCATGAAGAAGCCCTTCCCCAGTAACGTCATTGCACCTCCCAAGTTCCCCCGCTCCGCCGGCTCCATGGGCCCCAAGTCCTGGATGGAGGAGAACATGTTCCGaacagacagtaacagtaacacgcTTATGCCTCTCCAG gaACGCTCTAGAATGTACGACAGCCTGAACATGCACTCCCTGGAAAGCTCTCTGATTGACATCATGCGGGCGGAGCAAGATCCAATGAAGG GCCGCTCCTCCCTGTTCCCCATTGAAGACAGCCTCCTTGATGATGGGCACGGTAACCAGGGCATCCCAGGGCTTGGCCCTAACTGTTACCCCCACCAGAACGGGGAGCGCATCGAGCGTTTCTCACGCAAAGTGTTTGTGGGCGGCCTGCCCCCTGACATAGAtgaag atgagatcaCCAACAGTTTCTGTCGCTTTGGCCACCTGGTGGTGGACTGGCCACACAAGGCTGAGAGCAAATCCTACTTCCCCCCCAAAG gtTACGCCTTCCTGCTGTTCCAGGAGGAGAGCTCAGTGCAGGCTCTGATCGAGGCCTGCATGGAGGAGGACGGCAAGCTCTACCTGTGTGTCTCCAGCCCCACCATCAAAGACAAGCCT gtcCAGATTCGTCCGTGGAACCTGAGTGACAGTGACTTTGTGATGGACGGCTCTCAGCCCCTGGATCCTCGCAAGACCATCTTCGTAGGAGGGGTCCCCCGCCCTCTCAGAGCAG tGGAGTTGGCCATGATTATGGACCGTCTCTATGGGGGGGTCTGCTATGCTGGCATCGACACCGATCCAGAGCTCAAGTACCCCAAAGGTGCGGGGCGCGTCGCATTCTCCAATCAGCAGAGTTACATCGCTGCCATCAGCGCCAGATTTGTCCAGCTGCAACATGGAGACATTGACAAGCGG GTGGAGGTAAAGCCCTATGTTCTGGACGACCAGCTGTGTGATGAGTGTCAGGGTGCGCGTTGCGGTGGGAAGTTTGCCCCTTTCTTCTGCGCCAACGTGACCTGCCTGCAGTACTACTGTGAGTTCTGCTGGGCTAACATCCACTCCCGCGCCGGCCGAGAATTCCACAAGCCGCTGGTCAAAGAGGGGGCTGACCGCCCAAGGCAAATCCACTTCCGCTGGAACTGA